Proteins co-encoded in one Cuculus canorus isolate bCucCan1 chromosome 22, bCucCan1.pri, whole genome shotgun sequence genomic window:
- the SESN2 gene encoding sestrin-2 isoform X5, protein MEGESCSDTDIKGSQQLGRSPSAFIPLEEILQGGVESSLRQLLIEAFVSAGRVDNITMVMGLHPQYLSSFWKTQYLLLRMDGPLPYHKRHYIAIMAAARHQCSYLVGLHMGEFLRAGGNPAWLQGLHCAPQKLRNLNEINKLLAHRPWLITKDHIEALLKTGENSWSLAELVQALVLLTHYHSLASFVFGCGINPEEDQDGGQSSQPPSPHGDSSPPSDGSVGGSGGKDAMQEVEMLMEKMKLLQENQLEEEGVTQEEMETRFELEKTESLLVTPSDIAEHSLQSNVLCFVEDPEFGYKDFTRRGEQAPPTFRAQDYTWEDHGYSLINRLYPDVGQLLDEKFQVVYNLTYNTIAMHCGVDTSMLRRAIWNYVHCVFGIRYDDYDYGEVNQLLERSLKIYIKTVACYPEKTTKRMYAQFWRHFKHSEKVHINLLLLEARMQAALLYALRAVTRYMT, encoded by the exons ATGGAAGGGGAAAGCTGCTCG GACACGGACATCAAGGGCTCCCAGCAGCTGGGGAGAAGTCCCAGCGCCTTCATCCCCCTGGAAGAG ATCCTCCAGGGAGGTGTGGAGAGCAGCTTGCGGCAGCTCCTCATCGAGGCCTTCGTCTCGGCGGGCAGGGTGGACAATATCACCATGGTGATGGGGCTGCACCCCCAGTATCTCAGCAGCTTCTGGAAGACCCAGTACCTCCTGCTGCGTATGGATGGGCCCCTGCCCTACCACAAGCGCCACTACATCGCCATCATG GCAGCAGCCCGGCATCAGTGCTCCTACCTGGTGGGCTTGCACATGGGGGAGTTCCTGCGGGCGGGGGGCAACCCGGCgtggctgcaggggctgcactGCGCCCCCCAAAAACTCAGGAACCTCAACGAGATCAACAAGCTGCTGGCGCACCGGCCCTGGCTCATCACCAAGGACCACATCGAG GCTCTGCTGAAGACCGGGGAGAACAGTTGgtccctggcagagctggtgcAAGCCCTGGTGCTCCTCACTCACTACCACTCGCTCGCCTCCTTCGTTTTCGGCTGCGGCATCAACCCCGAGGAGGACCAGGATGGGGGGCAGAGCTCCCAGCCCCCCTCGCCCCACGGCGACAGCAGCCCTCCTTCTGACGGCAGcgtggggggctctggg GGCAAGGATGCGATGCAGGAGGTGGAGATGCTGATGGAGAAGATGAAGCTCCTGCAGGAAAaccagctggaggaggagggcgTCAcgcaggaggagatggagacgCGCTTTGAGCTGGAGAAAACGGAGAGTTTGCTGGTCACTCCCTCGG ATATTGCAGAGCACTCCCTGCAGTCCAACGTCCTCTGCTTTGTGGAGGACCCTGAGTTCGGCTACAAAGACTTCACGCGGAGGGGCGAGCAGGCACCCCCAACTTTCCGTGcgcag GATTACACCTGGGAGGACCATGGCTACTCGCTGATCAACCGCCTCTACCCCGACGTGGGGCAGCTCCTGGATGAGAAGTTCCAGGTTGTCTACAACCTGACGTACAACACCATCGCCATGCACTGCGGCGTGGACACGTCCATGCTGCGCAGAGCCATCTGGAACTACGTCCACTGTGTCTTCGGCATCCG CTACGATGACTATGACTACGGGGAGGTGAACCAACTCCTGGAGCGCAGCTTGAAGATCTACATCAAGACGGTGGCCTGCTACCCGGAGAAGACAACCAAGCGGATGTACGCACAGTTCTGGAGACACTTCAAGCACTCAGAGAAG GTGCACATCAACCTGCTCTTGTTGGAGGCTCGGATGCAGGCGGCTCTGCTCTACGCCCTGAGAGCCGTCACCCGCTACATGACCTGA
- the SESN2 gene encoding sestrin-2 isoform X3, whose protein sequence is MEGESCSMFSTTPYFKSCGKKEQKGCAGSENPPCDRPDSDTDIKGSQQLGRSPSAFIPLEEILQGGVESSLRQLLIEAFVSAGRVDNITMVMGLHPQYLSSFWKTQYLLLRMDGPLPYHKRHYIAIMAAARHQCSYLVGLHMGEFLRAGGNPAWLQGLHCAPQKLRNLNEINKLLAHRPWLITKDHIEALLKTGENSWSLAELVQALVLLTHYHSLASFVFGCGINPEEDQDGGQSSQPPSPHGDSSPPSDGSVGGSGGKDAMQEVEMLMEKMKLLQENQLEEEGVTQEEMETRFELEKTESLLVTPSDIAEHSLQSNVLCFVEDPEFGYKDFTRRGEQAPPTFRAQDYTWEDHGYSLINRLYPDVGQLLDEKFQVVYNLTYNTIAMHCGVDTSMLRRAIWNYVHCVFGIRYDDYDYGEVNQLLERSLKIYIKTVACYPEKTTKRMYAQFWRHFKHSEKVHINLLLLEARMQAALLYALRAVTRYMT, encoded by the exons ATGGAAGGGGAAAGCTGCTCG ATGTTTTCCACCACTCCCTATTTCAAAAGCTGCGGAaagaaggagcagaaaggatGCGCGGGATCCGAGAACCCTCCGTGTGACCGCCCTGACTCT GACACGGACATCAAGGGCTCCCAGCAGCTGGGGAGAAGTCCCAGCGCCTTCATCCCCCTGGAAGAG ATCCTCCAGGGAGGTGTGGAGAGCAGCTTGCGGCAGCTCCTCATCGAGGCCTTCGTCTCGGCGGGCAGGGTGGACAATATCACCATGGTGATGGGGCTGCACCCCCAGTATCTCAGCAGCTTCTGGAAGACCCAGTACCTCCTGCTGCGTATGGATGGGCCCCTGCCCTACCACAAGCGCCACTACATCGCCATCATG GCAGCAGCCCGGCATCAGTGCTCCTACCTGGTGGGCTTGCACATGGGGGAGTTCCTGCGGGCGGGGGGCAACCCGGCgtggctgcaggggctgcactGCGCCCCCCAAAAACTCAGGAACCTCAACGAGATCAACAAGCTGCTGGCGCACCGGCCCTGGCTCATCACCAAGGACCACATCGAG GCTCTGCTGAAGACCGGGGAGAACAGTTGgtccctggcagagctggtgcAAGCCCTGGTGCTCCTCACTCACTACCACTCGCTCGCCTCCTTCGTTTTCGGCTGCGGCATCAACCCCGAGGAGGACCAGGATGGGGGGCAGAGCTCCCAGCCCCCCTCGCCCCACGGCGACAGCAGCCCTCCTTCTGACGGCAGcgtggggggctctggg GGCAAGGATGCGATGCAGGAGGTGGAGATGCTGATGGAGAAGATGAAGCTCCTGCAGGAAAaccagctggaggaggagggcgTCAcgcaggaggagatggagacgCGCTTTGAGCTGGAGAAAACGGAGAGTTTGCTGGTCACTCCCTCGG ATATTGCAGAGCACTCCCTGCAGTCCAACGTCCTCTGCTTTGTGGAGGACCCTGAGTTCGGCTACAAAGACTTCACGCGGAGGGGCGAGCAGGCACCCCCAACTTTCCGTGcgcag GATTACACCTGGGAGGACCATGGCTACTCGCTGATCAACCGCCTCTACCCCGACGTGGGGCAGCTCCTGGATGAGAAGTTCCAGGTTGTCTACAACCTGACGTACAACACCATCGCCATGCACTGCGGCGTGGACACGTCCATGCTGCGCAGAGCCATCTGGAACTACGTCCACTGTGTCTTCGGCATCCG CTACGATGACTATGACTACGGGGAGGTGAACCAACTCCTGGAGCGCAGCTTGAAGATCTACATCAAGACGGTGGCCTGCTACCCGGAGAAGACAACCAAGCGGATGTACGCACAGTTCTGGAGACACTTCAAGCACTCAGAGAAG GTGCACATCAACCTGCTCTTGTTGGAGGCTCGGATGCAGGCGGCTCTGCTCTACGCCCTGAGAGCCGTCACCCGCTACATGACCTGA
- the SESN2 gene encoding sestrin-2 isoform X2: MIPGGPFQCGSFRDSFSLCPQQMFSTTPYFKSCGKKEQKGCAGSENPPCDRPDSDTDIKGSQQLGRSPSAFIPLEEILQGGVESSLRQLLIEAFVSAGRVDNITMVMGLHPQYLSSFWKTQYLLLRMDGPLPYHKRHYIAIMAAARHQCSYLVGLHMGEFLRAGGNPAWLQGLHCAPQKLRNLNEINKLLAHRPWLITKDHIEALLKTGENSWSLAELVQALVLLTHYHSLASFVFGCGINPEEDQDGGQSSQPPSPHGDSSPPSDGSVGGSGGKDAMQEVEMLMEKMKLLQENQLEEEGVTQEEMETRFELEKTESLLVTPSDIAEHSLQSNVLCFVEDPEFGYKDFTRRGEQAPPTFRAQDYTWEDHGYSLINRLYPDVGQLLDEKFQVVYNLTYNTIAMHCGVDTSMLRRAIWNYVHCVFGIRYDDYDYGEVNQLLERSLKIYIKTVACYPEKTTKRMYAQFWRHFKHSEKVHINLLLLEARMQAALLYALRAVTRYMT; encoded by the exons ATGATCCctgggggtcccttccaatgcgGGTCATTCCGTgattccttttccctttgcccCCAGCAGATGTTTTCCACCACTCCCTATTTCAAAAGCTGCGGAaagaaggagcagaaaggatGCGCGGGATCCGAGAACCCTCCGTGTGACCGCCCTGACTCT GACACGGACATCAAGGGCTCCCAGCAGCTGGGGAGAAGTCCCAGCGCCTTCATCCCCCTGGAAGAG ATCCTCCAGGGAGGTGTGGAGAGCAGCTTGCGGCAGCTCCTCATCGAGGCCTTCGTCTCGGCGGGCAGGGTGGACAATATCACCATGGTGATGGGGCTGCACCCCCAGTATCTCAGCAGCTTCTGGAAGACCCAGTACCTCCTGCTGCGTATGGATGGGCCCCTGCCCTACCACAAGCGCCACTACATCGCCATCATG GCAGCAGCCCGGCATCAGTGCTCCTACCTGGTGGGCTTGCACATGGGGGAGTTCCTGCGGGCGGGGGGCAACCCGGCgtggctgcaggggctgcactGCGCCCCCCAAAAACTCAGGAACCTCAACGAGATCAACAAGCTGCTGGCGCACCGGCCCTGGCTCATCACCAAGGACCACATCGAG GCTCTGCTGAAGACCGGGGAGAACAGTTGgtccctggcagagctggtgcAAGCCCTGGTGCTCCTCACTCACTACCACTCGCTCGCCTCCTTCGTTTTCGGCTGCGGCATCAACCCCGAGGAGGACCAGGATGGGGGGCAGAGCTCCCAGCCCCCCTCGCCCCACGGCGACAGCAGCCCTCCTTCTGACGGCAGcgtggggggctctggg GGCAAGGATGCGATGCAGGAGGTGGAGATGCTGATGGAGAAGATGAAGCTCCTGCAGGAAAaccagctggaggaggagggcgTCAcgcaggaggagatggagacgCGCTTTGAGCTGGAGAAAACGGAGAGTTTGCTGGTCACTCCCTCGG ATATTGCAGAGCACTCCCTGCAGTCCAACGTCCTCTGCTTTGTGGAGGACCCTGAGTTCGGCTACAAAGACTTCACGCGGAGGGGCGAGCAGGCACCCCCAACTTTCCGTGcgcag GATTACACCTGGGAGGACCATGGCTACTCGCTGATCAACCGCCTCTACCCCGACGTGGGGCAGCTCCTGGATGAGAAGTTCCAGGTTGTCTACAACCTGACGTACAACACCATCGCCATGCACTGCGGCGTGGACACGTCCATGCTGCGCAGAGCCATCTGGAACTACGTCCACTGTGTCTTCGGCATCCG CTACGATGACTATGACTACGGGGAGGTGAACCAACTCCTGGAGCGCAGCTTGAAGATCTACATCAAGACGGTGGCCTGCTACCCGGAGAAGACAACCAAGCGGATGTACGCACAGTTCTGGAGACACTTCAAGCACTCAGAGAAG GTGCACATCAACCTGCTCTTGTTGGAGGCTCGGATGCAGGCGGCTCTGCTCTACGCCCTGAGAGCCGTCACCCGCTACATGACCTGA
- the SESN2 gene encoding sestrin-2 isoform X4 — protein sequence MLQDYRGCGDPQDTDIKGSQQLGRSPSAFIPLEEILQGGVESSLRQLLIEAFVSAGRVDNITMVMGLHPQYLSSFWKTQYLLLRMDGPLPYHKRHYIAIMAAARHQCSYLVGLHMGEFLRAGGNPAWLQGLHCAPQKLRNLNEINKLLAHRPWLITKDHIEALLKTGENSWSLAELVQALVLLTHYHSLASFVFGCGINPEEDQDGGQSSQPPSPHGDSSPPSDGSVGGSGGKDAMQEVEMLMEKMKLLQENQLEEEGVTQEEMETRFELEKTESLLVTPSDIAEHSLQSNVLCFVEDPEFGYKDFTRRGEQAPPTFRAQDYTWEDHGYSLINRLYPDVGQLLDEKFQVVYNLTYNTIAMHCGVDTSMLRRAIWNYVHCVFGIRYDDYDYGEVNQLLERSLKIYIKTVACYPEKTTKRMYAQFWRHFKHSEKVHINLLLLEARMQAALLYALRAVTRYMT from the exons ATGCTGCAGGACTACCGGGGCTGCGGGGACCCCCAG GACACGGACATCAAGGGCTCCCAGCAGCTGGGGAGAAGTCCCAGCGCCTTCATCCCCCTGGAAGAG ATCCTCCAGGGAGGTGTGGAGAGCAGCTTGCGGCAGCTCCTCATCGAGGCCTTCGTCTCGGCGGGCAGGGTGGACAATATCACCATGGTGATGGGGCTGCACCCCCAGTATCTCAGCAGCTTCTGGAAGACCCAGTACCTCCTGCTGCGTATGGATGGGCCCCTGCCCTACCACAAGCGCCACTACATCGCCATCATG GCAGCAGCCCGGCATCAGTGCTCCTACCTGGTGGGCTTGCACATGGGGGAGTTCCTGCGGGCGGGGGGCAACCCGGCgtggctgcaggggctgcactGCGCCCCCCAAAAACTCAGGAACCTCAACGAGATCAACAAGCTGCTGGCGCACCGGCCCTGGCTCATCACCAAGGACCACATCGAG GCTCTGCTGAAGACCGGGGAGAACAGTTGgtccctggcagagctggtgcAAGCCCTGGTGCTCCTCACTCACTACCACTCGCTCGCCTCCTTCGTTTTCGGCTGCGGCATCAACCCCGAGGAGGACCAGGATGGGGGGCAGAGCTCCCAGCCCCCCTCGCCCCACGGCGACAGCAGCCCTCCTTCTGACGGCAGcgtggggggctctggg GGCAAGGATGCGATGCAGGAGGTGGAGATGCTGATGGAGAAGATGAAGCTCCTGCAGGAAAaccagctggaggaggagggcgTCAcgcaggaggagatggagacgCGCTTTGAGCTGGAGAAAACGGAGAGTTTGCTGGTCACTCCCTCGG ATATTGCAGAGCACTCCCTGCAGTCCAACGTCCTCTGCTTTGTGGAGGACCCTGAGTTCGGCTACAAAGACTTCACGCGGAGGGGCGAGCAGGCACCCCCAACTTTCCGTGcgcag GATTACACCTGGGAGGACCATGGCTACTCGCTGATCAACCGCCTCTACCCCGACGTGGGGCAGCTCCTGGATGAGAAGTTCCAGGTTGTCTACAACCTGACGTACAACACCATCGCCATGCACTGCGGCGTGGACACGTCCATGCTGCGCAGAGCCATCTGGAACTACGTCCACTGTGTCTTCGGCATCCG CTACGATGACTATGACTACGGGGAGGTGAACCAACTCCTGGAGCGCAGCTTGAAGATCTACATCAAGACGGTGGCCTGCTACCCGGAGAAGACAACCAAGCGGATGTACGCACAGTTCTGGAGACACTTCAAGCACTCAGAGAAG GTGCACATCAACCTGCTCTTGTTGGAGGCTCGGATGCAGGCGGCTCTGCTCTACGCCCTGAGAGCCGTCACCCGCTACATGACCTGA
- the SESN2 gene encoding sestrin-2 isoform X1, with product METPKTESGEMGSGSHRRCPFRAAGRRLGTSDGILQGGVESSLRQLLIEAFVSAGRVDNITMVMGLHPQYLSSFWKTQYLLLRMDGPLPYHKRHYIAIMAAARHQCSYLVGLHMGEFLRAGGNPAWLQGLHCAPQKLRNLNEINKLLAHRPWLITKDHIEALLKTGENSWSLAELVQALVLLTHYHSLASFVFGCGINPEEDQDGGQSSQPPSPHGDSSPPSDGSVGGSGGKDAMQEVEMLMEKMKLLQENQLEEEGVTQEEMETRFELEKTESLLVTPSDIAEHSLQSNVLCFVEDPEFGYKDFTRRGEQAPPTFRAQDYTWEDHGYSLINRLYPDVGQLLDEKFQVVYNLTYNTIAMHCGVDTSMLRRAIWNYVHCVFGIRYDDYDYGEVNQLLERSLKIYIKTVACYPEKTTKRMYAQFWRHFKHSEKVHINLLLLEARMQAALLYALRAVTRYMT from the exons ATGGAGACCCCCAAAACTGAgagtggggagatggggagcgGGAGCCACCGGCGGTGTCCGTTCcgggcagcagggaggaggctgGGCACCTCCGATGGG ATCCTCCAGGGAGGTGTGGAGAGCAGCTTGCGGCAGCTCCTCATCGAGGCCTTCGTCTCGGCGGGCAGGGTGGACAATATCACCATGGTGATGGGGCTGCACCCCCAGTATCTCAGCAGCTTCTGGAAGACCCAGTACCTCCTGCTGCGTATGGATGGGCCCCTGCCCTACCACAAGCGCCACTACATCGCCATCATG GCAGCAGCCCGGCATCAGTGCTCCTACCTGGTGGGCTTGCACATGGGGGAGTTCCTGCGGGCGGGGGGCAACCCGGCgtggctgcaggggctgcactGCGCCCCCCAAAAACTCAGGAACCTCAACGAGATCAACAAGCTGCTGGCGCACCGGCCCTGGCTCATCACCAAGGACCACATCGAG GCTCTGCTGAAGACCGGGGAGAACAGTTGgtccctggcagagctggtgcAAGCCCTGGTGCTCCTCACTCACTACCACTCGCTCGCCTCCTTCGTTTTCGGCTGCGGCATCAACCCCGAGGAGGACCAGGATGGGGGGCAGAGCTCCCAGCCCCCCTCGCCCCACGGCGACAGCAGCCCTCCTTCTGACGGCAGcgtggggggctctggg GGCAAGGATGCGATGCAGGAGGTGGAGATGCTGATGGAGAAGATGAAGCTCCTGCAGGAAAaccagctggaggaggagggcgTCAcgcaggaggagatggagacgCGCTTTGAGCTGGAGAAAACGGAGAGTTTGCTGGTCACTCCCTCGG ATATTGCAGAGCACTCCCTGCAGTCCAACGTCCTCTGCTTTGTGGAGGACCCTGAGTTCGGCTACAAAGACTTCACGCGGAGGGGCGAGCAGGCACCCCCAACTTTCCGTGcgcag GATTACACCTGGGAGGACCATGGCTACTCGCTGATCAACCGCCTCTACCCCGACGTGGGGCAGCTCCTGGATGAGAAGTTCCAGGTTGTCTACAACCTGACGTACAACACCATCGCCATGCACTGCGGCGTGGACACGTCCATGCTGCGCAGAGCCATCTGGAACTACGTCCACTGTGTCTTCGGCATCCG CTACGATGACTATGACTACGGGGAGGTGAACCAACTCCTGGAGCGCAGCTTGAAGATCTACATCAAGACGGTGGCCTGCTACCCGGAGAAGACAACCAAGCGGATGTACGCACAGTTCTGGAGACACTTCAAGCACTCAGAGAAG GTGCACATCAACCTGCTCTTGTTGGAGGCTCGGATGCAGGCGGCTCTGCTCTACGCCCTGAGAGCCGTCACCCGCTACATGACCTGA